The following nucleotide sequence is from Tolumonas lignilytica.
GCTGACCTGTACCAACAGCGCAGCGCACCGTGAACGCATGGAACGCGAAGCCGCCGAACGCGAAGCCGCAAAAGCCGCCAAACAGCAATCCCGCAGACCATCCCGTCGCACCGCAACTCAGGAGGATGCATCATGACATTAATGGCCCCGCACGCACACGAGGGTCTGACGATCCAACGTGTTATGTTCAAGGTAAATCTGGCACTCGCGCCTGCTGCTATTCTGGGCATATTGCAGTTTGGCATGCCATCCTTGTTTCTGATGTTAAGCTGCATCTTGAGTTGCTGGATTTGTGAAGCTATTGCTTTCAGATTAAATCCCCAGGCCGGCGGCGAGCTGATCGATGGAGCTTGTCTGCTAACTGCACTGATCCTTGCGATGAGTCTGCCACCGCATGCCCCGCTCTGGCTCGGCGCACTGGGCGGGATGATTGCTATTCTGTTCGGCAAGCACGTCTATGGTGGTCTTGGGCAAAACCCGTTTAATCCGGCAATGCTGGCGCGCGTGGTGCTCTTGATTGCGTTTCCGGTCGAGATGACGCATTGGATTGAACCAAGCGCCTTTTACGACGGTCATTTTTATAAAATGGGGATCGATGGCGTTTCCGGTGCTACCACACTCGGCTATTTCAAAGAGAGCCATCACCAGAGTTTTAACTGGATGCAGCATCTGCTGGGTACCAGCAAGGGCAGCATGGGTGAAACTTCTGCCATCCTGCTGCTGTTAGGTGGTTTGTGGCTGTTGCAGCAAAAAGTCTTTACCTGGCATGCACCACTGGCAACACTGGCTGGCTGTCTGATCCCCGGATCGCTGCATTGGCTGATTGCCCCGGCTTCAATTGCCGCACCACTGGCACAACTAACCAGCGGTGGCCTACTGCTCGGTGCATTTTTCATTGTCACCGATCCGGTCACTACACCAAGCAGCAGCAAAGGTAAGTTGGTGTATGGCCTGCTAACCGGTTTTCTAATCTACATCATCCGCAGTTTCGGTAATTTCCCCGAAGGCGTGGCCTTTGCCGTGTTACTGACTAACGCAGCAACTCCGCTTATCGATAACTTTACTCGTCCGAAAGCCTACGGCTATCAAATGAAGAAGGAGGGCCAGTCATGAGTTCTCAGGCAATTCCATTACGTGATCAACCCTATATGCAGGCGCTGCGCTTAGGCGTGTTTACCCTGCTGGTTTGTCTGCTGGTCTCCAGCATCGCATCGATGACCAAAGAGCCCATCAAGAAGCGTCAGCTGGAAGATACCCAAAATATGCTCTCTCAGGTATTTCCGGCCAATTTGTATGACAACCACATCAGCAAGGAAGAGTACACCCTGACATTGGATGGTAAGCCGGTGCATTTTTTCCTTGGCCGCAAGAACGGTGTACCCAGTGGGGTTGTACTGTTTGCCGATGCAACCGGCTATTCCGGCGCCATTAACATGCTGCTCGGTATCGATGCCAACGGTGTGCTCACCGGTGTGCGCGTCACCAACCATAAAGAAACACCGGGTCTTGGCGATCTGATTGAACCGAGCAAGAGCAAATGGATTTTCAGTTTTGACGGCAAATCCCTCGACAACACCTCGCAGAAAAACTGGCATGTGAAGAAAGACGGTGGTGAATTCGATTCTTTCACCGGTGCCACCATTACGCCGCGTGGTGTAGTGAAAGGGGTTTATGAAGGACTGACATTGTTTGCCCGCCACAAGGCTGAAATTTTGGGCGTAAAGCAGGGAGCTAAATCATGAGTAATATAGAACCTCGTTATTCTGACATCTTTGCCGATGGTGTCTGGCGCAACAACGTCACCTTTGTCCAGATCCTCGGGCTATGCCCGCTGATGGCCATCACCACCACGGCAACGAATGGCTTGGGCATTGGCGTTTTAACCATGATGGTAATGACCGGTGCCAATCTAATAGTGTCGCTGTTGCGCAAGATGACACCGAATCAGATCCGTATTCCGATCTTCATTGTGATCATCGCTTTTCTGGTGACACTGCTCGATCTGACCATGAATGCCTGGATGCACGATTTACACAAGGTACTGGGGTTATTCATTCCACTGATCGTCGCTAACTGTGCCCCTCTCGGGCGAACCGAAGCGTTTGCCATGAAGAACAAACCTCTTGCGGCCGCACTGGATGGTTTCGCCACCGGAATAGGTTTTACCATCGGGGTAACCAGTGTTGGTGCTGTTCGTGAAATCATCGGTAGCGGCACCCTGTTCTCCGGTGCATCACTGCTGCTCGGCCCCCATTTCAAGTTTATGGAAATGCATGTACTGCCGGGCTACCACGGTTTCCTGCTGATGCTGTTACCTCCAGGAGGCTTTGTGGTGATGGGTATTCTGCTCGCCGCCATTCGCCTGCGCAAACGTCTGTTCAGCAAGCAAGAGAGCCCGGCGATAGCCGGAAAAACAGCCACCGCCGGAGGATGCCATTAATGAAAATCAGTGTCGCACATGCTCGGGGCGCCAAAGGTAACTGGTATCAGCTCGATTTACCGGAGCCAGTTACTGCAGCAGAAGCTCTGCGGGCCTCCCCCTTATTCCAACAATATCCGGATCTCGATCTAACGACCCACAAAATCGGAGTATTCGGTAAAATCTGTACGGCTGAGACGCCATTAAAAGAAGGCGACCGAGTCGAAATTTATCTGCCGATCCAACGTCAGGCATCCGCTGATGATGAAGATGATGAAGATGATGAGGACTAATCATTTACCATTCCTGCAATGACCACCAAAACGGTGGTCATTTTTTTGCGCATTTGTCACAGATTGTGAGGTTCATCACAACCACCACCAAAGCCAACAAGAAATAAATCCATATAAATCAATGCATTAAAAAACAAAACAGACGGCATTATTCCTGCACTAGTTAGAAAAACACCGTATTCAAGGAGAGACACCATGGCTAAAGTCGGCATTTTCTTCGGTAGCGACACAGGTAAAACCCGCAAGGTAGCAAAACTGATCCAAGACGCATTTGCCAGTGATGAAGTGGCAGCACCCGTGAATATTAACAAGGCTGGCATCGATGATCTGTTGGCCTATGATTACCTGATTCTCGGCACCCCAACACTGGGGGATGGTGCCTTACCGGGTCTGGATGCTGACTGTCAGGCTGAAAGCTGGGCTGAATTTGTGCCAGAGTTGGAAGCGGCTGACCTGAGCGGCAAAAAAGTCGCCTTGTTTGGTCTGGGCGATCAAGCCAGCTACGGTGATGCCTTTGTGGATGCACTCGGTGAGTTATATGACATCGTTTCTGAAGCCGGCGCGTCTGTGGTGGGTTTCTGGCCTAATGAAGGTTATGAATTTAACAGCTCGAATGCGCTCGATGGTGATGACTTTGTCGGTCTGGTCATCGATCAAGACAACCAATCCAGCATGACCGCAGAACGGGTCAAAACCTGGGTTGCTGCACTGAAATCTGAATTCGCGCTCTGATACTACTGTTCCATCCCGCTAACAAAGGGGCTCGTCAAGTTTGAGCCGCAGAATCCTGCATCTGCGGCTCCTTTTTCAGTTTCAGTATAAAACACCTTCCTATTGGCCTGTATTTTAGCAATGGCAGATTAATGCACTCACCCTCGTCGTCTGCTTGTTCACTTATTTCTAGATGGTCTGATTTGTTATTCCAATAAAGTCTTTGTGCGAACCCATCTGGCTACCGCATTATCCCGCATGTACTGCCTTGATCGATTTTGTGCTGAACAGCACACTTTTCCTGCAAATTGTCATTTTCAACGCACATGGAATCGCATGTTTTAGATTTTAAAAAATGTGTATTTACAATGCATTACAAGCTAAATAAATGTTTTTATTATTGTTAATTCTCATCTGGGTAATTATTTACGCACAGACATCATAACTAGAATACTTATTGCACTGCATATCGACCTCGCTTTGAGGCTGTTTTGTACAGCATAACTATTCCTGTTTGGTACGAGGACTCATGCATGTTAATTGGAATACCGAGAGAAAGCCTTGCCGGTGAGACACGGGTTGCCGCAACCCCGAACACCGTTGAGCAACTAAAAAAACTCGGCTTCGACGTGGTTGTCGAGTCTGGCGCTGGCGCTCTGGCCAGCTTTGATGATGCCGTTTATCTGGCCGCGGGCGCCACAATGGCAAAAGCGGCCGACATTTGGCAATCCGATATCATTTACAAGGTCAATGCGCCGTCTGATGCCGAAATCGCTTTGATCAAAGAAGGGGCGACCCTGGTCAGCTTCCTGTGGCCGGCGCAAAATCCTGAGCTAGTGGCCAAACTGTCCACCAAAAAAATCAATGTGCTGGCCATGGATATGGTGCCACGTATTTCCCGTGCTCAGTCACTGGATGCGCTCTCCTCCATGGCCAACATCGGTGGTTACCGCGCTGTCGTGGAAGCGGCTCACGCCTTTGGTCGCTTCTTCACCGGTCAAATCACAGCCGCGGGTAAAGTGCCGCCGGCGAAAGTACTGGTTATCGGTGCCGGGGTGGCTGGTCTCGCCGCGATTGGTGCCGCCGGTTCGCTGGGCGCGATTGTGCGTGCGTTTGATACCCGTCTGGAAGTGGCTGAACAAATCGAGTCCATGGGTGGCGAGTTCCTGAAACTCGACTTCGGTGGCGAAGACGGTTCTTCTTCTGACGGTTACGCCAAAGTCATGTCCGATGAATTCATCAAAGCGGAAATGGCGTTATTTGCCGAGCAGGCCAAAGACGTGGATATCATCATTACCACGGCCCTCATTCCGGGCAAACCCGCACCGAAACTCATCACCAAAGAGATGGTCGATTCGATGAAAGCCGGCTCGGTGATTGTAGACTTGGCTGCTGCGACCGGTGGTAACTGCGAATATACCGTACCGGGCGAACTGTCCGTGACCGCCTCCGGGGTGAAAGTGATTGGTTACACCGACCTGCCGGGTCGTCTGCCAACCCAATCTTCGCAACTGTATGCGACTAACCTGGTGAACCTGTCGAAACTGTTGTGCAAAGAGAAAGACGGCAATATCAACCTCGACTTTGACGATGTCGTCCTGCGCAACATGACTGTGGTGCATCAAGGTGAAGTGACCTTCCCGCCACCGGCGATCAGTGTCTCTGCGGCGCCGAAACAGGAAGCCGCGAAACCGGCGGCGAAGAAAGCCGAAGAGAAGAAACCGTCCAAGCTGAAATACTGGCTGGGTGCGCTGGGTTTGGTGCTGTTTGGTATGGCGGGTCATGCGGCGCCGCCGGAGTTCCTGTCACACTTTACCGTGTTTGTGCTGGCCTGTGTGGTCGGTTACTACGTGGTGTGGAATGTGACGCACTCACTGCATACGCCACTGATGTCCGTAACCAATGCGATTTCCGGCATCATCGTGGTAGGGGCGCTGTTGCAGATTGGCAGTGATTCCGGTCTGGTCAAAGGGCTGGCGTTCTTTGCCGTACTGATTGCCACTATCAACATCGTCGGTGGTTTCACCGTCACCCAGCGTATGCTGAAGATGTTCCGTAAAGGTTAAGGGGAGCTCTGACATGTCTCAAGGTTTAGTTACTGCATCCTACATTGTGGCGGCAGTTCTGTTTATTGCCAGTCTCGCCGGGTTGTCAAAACAGGAGACCGCCAAATACGGTAACCTGTTTGGTATGACTGGGATGGCGATTGCGCTGATTGCAACCATCGCCAGCCCAAGCGTACATGGTGTGATTTTTATTCTGGTAGCGATGGTTATCGGGGGAACGATTGGTGCTCGTCTGGCACTGAAGGTCGAGATGACCCAGATGCCAGAGCTGGTTGCTATTCTGCACAGCTTCGTGGGCTTGGCGGCGGTTCTGGTGGGCTATAACAGCTTCATCGAACTGTTGCCTGCCAATGCGGCACAACAACTGGTGCTGCCACTGAACGGTTCACCGGCAGAAATCATGGCCGCCGCTCAGGCTGCCATCAATCAGCTGGCACAGCAAACCACTAATGGCCCGAGCCATCTGAGCGGCGCCATGCTGAACATCCACCTGACTGAAATCTTCTTAGGGGTGTTCATCGGTGCGGTGACCTTCACGGGTTCTATCGTGGCGTTCGGTAAACTGCGTGGCATCATCAGCTCCAAACCGCTGAACATTCCGCACAAGCACAAGCTGAATCTGCTGGCGGCCATGGTTTCTTTCGCGCTGATGCTGTTCTTCATCCATGTGAATGGTTCTACCTTCGCCATCCTTCTGATGACGCTGATTGCGCTGGCGTTTGGCTGGCATCTGGTGGCCTCTATCGGTGGTGCAGATATGCCGGTGGTAGTTTCCATGCTGAACTCCTACTCTGGCTGGGCAGCCGCTGCGGCGGGCTTCATGCTCTCTAACGACCTGCTGATTGTGACCGGTGCACTGGTCGGCTCTTCAGGTGCCATCCTGTCTTACATCATGTGTAAGGCGATGAACCGTTCGTTCATCTCCGTTATCGCCGGTGGTTTCGGTACCGACGGCTCTTCTTCCTCTTCATCTTCTGAAGAAGTGGGCGAATACCGTGAAATGTCACCGGAAGATGTGGCGGATCTGCTGAAGAACTCCAGCTCCGTGATCATCACCCCGGGCTATGGCATGGCGGTGGCCCAAGCGCAATATCCGGTGGCAGAAATCACGCAGAAACTGCGCGAGAAGGGGATCGAAGTTCGCTTCGGTATTCACCCAGTGGCAGGTCGTCTGCCAGGCCACATGAACGTGCTGTTGGCGGAAGCGAAAGTGCCTTACGACATCGTGCTGGAAATGGACGAAATCAACGAAGACTTCCCACAAACCGACACCGTGCTGGTTATTGGTGCGAATGACACCGTGAACCCGGCGGCGATGGAAGATCCGGGCAGCCCGATTGCCGGCATGCCGGTGCTGGAAGTCTGGAAAGCGCAGAATGTGGTGGTGTTCAAACGTTCAATGAATACCGGTTACGCTGGTGTGCAGAACCCGCTGTTCTTCAAAGAAAACTCACACATGTGCTTCGGCGATGCGAAAGCCACGGTGGAAGCGATCCTGAAGGCGCTGTAATTTCTGCGTTGCCTAAAAATGACAAAGGGAGGCTTCGGTCTCCCTTGTTACTATGTATGCGATATTCCGAATATCAACTGCGGCTCCTTTTTCTGCACAAAGTAACGACCCTCTCGTTTTGCGCTCCCCCACAGTTAAGTGCATAATCGAATCCCATTTTGTTTATGGTTTTCTTCCTGATGTCTCATCTGAAGCAACATATTGGCCTATGGCAAGGCACGGGTTTGCTGGTATCTACTCTATTGGGTTCCGGCGTATTTATTGTTCCGGCAATGACAGCGAGTCTGGCCGGGCGGTGGTCACTGCTGGCCTGGGCGCTGATGGGAATATTGATCCTGCCCATCGTGTTTACCTTTGCGTCACTGGGCAAGCGCTATCCTGATGCTGGTGGCACTGCATTTTATGTCGAACAAGCTTTTGGGGAACGAGCCGCCGATGCGATCAGCTGGCTTTTTCTCTCAGTGATCCTGATCGGGCCGCCAGTGGTGATCATTACCGCGACCGGTTACCTCTGCCAGACATTTGGCTTGCCGCAAAGCCAGCAAGGATTCTGGCAACTGATGCTGCTGGGCAGCATGCTCTTGCTGAATTTGCTTAACCGAAAAACCGCCACCTGGATCCAGAGTTTTATCAGTTTCGGTATCTGCACGACCCTGCTGCTGGTGATCGGCCTTTATCTGTATGCTCATCCGGTTTCACTGCCGCCGACCCCGTTTTCTCTACCGACACTGGCACAGGCAACCGCATTGATTTTCTGGTGTTTTGTCGGTGTCGAGGCCATTGCGCATCTGAGCGGCGAGTTTCACCATCCGGAACGGGATTTTCCCCGCGTCGTGATGCTGGGTGTGGTGATCGCCCTGATCCTCTATCTTTGCCTGAGCACCGTTCTGCTCTCTTCCGGCTTTTATGGCAATGAGGCGCAAAACCTGACATCGGTGATACAACTGATGAGCTCCCTGACCGGCCACGCGGGTCATCTGCTGGTTGGCTTGTTTGGCCTGATGACCTGTTATATTGGTGTGAATACCTACATTACCAGCTTCTCCCGTCTGTTTTACAGCATGGCGGAACGAGGACAGATCCACGGTTGGGCGGGAAAACTCAACCGTTTCGGAGCGCCGGCTATGGGTCTGTACTTTACCTGCGGGCTGATCGCGATCACCCTCGTCATGCGTCTGTGCGTCCATTTACCGCTGGATGGTCTGATCGGTTATTCCAACGGGGTGTTTGTGCTGATCTATCTGGCCGCATCATTATCCGGCCTAAAATTGCTCACCGGACGTGGACGCTGGCTGGCCATCATTGCCACCGGCGTTTGTCTTCTGGTTGCAGCATCGCTGGCCTTGCACACCCTATATGCACTGGCGGTATTGGCAGCCTGTATGCTGCATAAAAGGCAAGTTCACAACTTATGACGATCAGTACCACTCTCTGGTTCGTTTACCGCGGCATGATGTATTGCGGTCTGTCCGGGCTATTGTTGACCCTGATCCCGCATATGCGGCTGCACAAACGGGCGCTTCAGCTTTATTGGCTTCTGAATCTGCTGATTATGGGAAGCTGGTATGCCTCTCAATTTTCAACCACCAACTGGCTGGTGGTTTCAACGTTGCCGCGCTGGATCATTGCTCTGTGGCTGAACGCCAACATGGCTTATGCCGCCTTAGGCGTCGGTTTTCTGGTGCTCAGCATGCTGTTGCGTTTGCTACGGCGCAGGTCTCATCATCTGTTCTGGCGGCAGCCTAATCCGTTGTTGATCTCGACCGCCTGCATGCTGTCCGCATTCGGGGTTTATGAGGCCATGTCGCCTCCGTTGCTGCGTCAATATGATGTTTATCTCGATCAACTGCCACCCGCGCTGAATGGCATGAAGATCGCGCAGATCACCGACAGCCATATCGGCGATTTTGTCAGTAGTGACGATCTGAAAACCGCCGTTAAGCGGCTCAATGCTGAAAAACCGGATCTGCTGGTGATGACCGGAGATTTACTGGATGACGAGCGACAGTTACCGAGCGCCTTCTCCGCGCTGGCACAAAGCAATGCCCCTTTGGGGGTGATCGCGATTCTGGGCAATCATGAAAAATATCATGGCCTCGATGTGATCTTGAAAAAATACCAAAGCGCCGAGTTACAACAGCACATCCGTCTGCTGGTCGATGAAAGCTTGCCGCTACGTTATCACGAGACTGAATTTCAGATAGTGGGGGTTGATTACCCGCTACCGGCGAACAGCCGGCGCAAAATGGCAGAAACCGCCGAGCTGGATTACATGCAACGTTCCGCTGCCAAGGCGTTCCGTGCCGTAAATCAGCAGGAATGGATCCTCTGTCTGACACATCATCCGGATTTTTTTGATCTGGCTGCCGCGAATCACGCCAGTCTCAGTCTGGCCGGACACACACACGGCGGGCAAGTGCTGCCGCTTGGTTATACCGTGGGTAAACTCTGGTTCCACTACCTGAAAGGCTGGTATCAACGTGCTCCTAGCCAGTTATATGTCTCTACCGGCATGGGTCATGTCTGGCCCTATCGACTGGGTGTTCCAACCGAGATCACGACCTTTACGCTGCACCCCAGAATAGACACAAAGTGATTGCGGCAACTTCAGGTACGAAAGGTATAGGAGGCCTAGGCCTCCTGTTGCATTAACCAATTCAGCCACTGTTTCTGAAGCTTTTTCTTCGCATGATCCAGTTGCGCGGCAATGATTTTCGGTATCGCTTCGTCTAATGGCATGGGTGCTGCCGCATGAATTTTTTCACACCACAACAGATGAAATCCCATCGGGCTACGCAGGATCTTGCTAAACCCCCGTTCCGGTAACTGAAACAACGCAGCATCCAGTTCCGGATAAAGCTGGCCCTGCTTGACCAGACCAATCTTGCCTTCATTGACTGCCGTCGGACATTCCGAATACCGCATCGCCAGCTCGGCAAATTTTCCCGGCGTCTGGATCAGTTGCCCACGCAGTGTCTGCAAACGTGCATATGCGGTCTCTTCATAATTGTCGGGATTCTCTTCATCAATCGTAATCAGAATGTGTCGTGCCATCCGACGTTCGGGCTGCAAAAACTGGCGCGGATGGTCCAGATACCAGGCTTTCGCGGCCTCTTCCGTCAGCGGTTTGATATTCTCGACCACCTTATCCATCACCTGAGACACCAGCAATTCACGGCGTAATGCCTCTTTCAGGCTGGGTAAATCCAGCTTCACCGTCGCCATTGAGGCTTTCCAGGCCTCTTCATCCGGATAGGCTTTCTTTACCTCGTCCAAAGCAACGTTCAGATCAGCCGCCGTCACCGTCATCTCGGCCTGTGCGGCATACTCCAGGATCCGTTCTTCCATGGCTAGCTGATGCGTCAGCATGGTTTCTAACCGTGTTGCTTCTTCCGCCGACAAGTCAGCCGGCACTTTACCGAAGTGCTGCGTTGCCAGTTTTAATTTAGGATAGGCTTGCCAGTTCAGCATATCGCCTCCTCCGTTCGTTCCGCCTCCGGCGGCCAGCAGATGGCGGAAGCCGGAACCAGCAACATCCGGTCACGGAACAACACTTCATAGAGGATGGGGTCTAAATCACGACGCACCGACATCACCTGACCTTCCGTTCCGGCTTCGGCAATGATTTCGCCCTTGATAGCTAAATGATTTGCCGCCCGGATCCAGTCACCGAATTCAAATTCGCTCTCGACCCAGGGTTCATCTGCAGAAATCAGCTCCTGACTGCGACAGCCGACGATCAGATCTTCGTCAATAAAATGCACCTGATAGATCAATTGATCTTGCAAAAACACACCCACATCCCGCACATAGCCGGTACTGCCCTTGCGCACGATCAGGTCACCGCGTTGTTTGCCGGGGAATGTGCCATCATCCCGAATATTACGGACGACACGCACCACTTCACCATATTCATATTCAGGTTTCACAGGCATACCTCCTGTAACTGCGTCAGGGCAACAAAACTCGGTGTTAACCGACTGTACACGCCCAAGGTGGAATGCTCTTTGACATCCTGATGATGAAATGCCTGATAGCTATCGGCCAGCAAGGTTTTCGCCAGCAGGAAACGATCCTGTTCATTCAGGCAACGATCCGCCTTGGCTGTTTTAATCTTCTGATTGAAATGATGCATGATGTGCAGCCGTTTACTGCGAACCTGGGCCGCTTCATAGGGAATACCGAAATAATCCAGAAAGGCTTCGGCAGTCTCTAACTCGTCAACACCATCCAGTGAGGTAAACCAATCCATATTGACTCCTTGGCCTGCATTACAAGGCAACACGTTGAGGGGATTTAAACAAACGCTGATAGACCCAGCGTAATTCTGATTCGGTAGGGTTACGTTTGGAACGCTCTGCGAAATAACGGATTTGCTCCAAAACCAGATCGATTTGTTCATTGGCCAATTGATAGCCCAGTGTGGCAAACACCGAACGCACCGCGTTGCGCCCGGAGTGTTTTCCCAGCACCAGTGTATGTTCACGACCTAAACTGGCGGGATCCACGCCCTGATAGTTGTTTTTATCTTTGAGCAGACCGTCGACATGCACACCCGATTCATGGGTAAACACATATTCGCCGACCAGCGATTTTTGTTTCGCAATGCCCCGTCCCGAAGCCTTGGCGACATAATCACACAAGGTTGGCAGACGACGGCTCTGGATCGGCAACTCCAGACCAAAGCATTGCTTCAATGCCATCACCACCTCTTCCAACGGGGCATTACCAGCGCGTTCGCCCAAGCCAATCACGGTGGTATTTGCATGCGTGGCACCGGCCCGATACGCCGCCAGCGTATTGGCAGTGGCGAGACCGAGATCATCATGGGCATGAATTTCTAGTTGCAGGGGCCAGTATTGACGCAGTGCCCGGATACGATCATGGGTCGTAAAGGGATCGAGGATGCCGACGGTATCGGCATAACGCAGACGTTCGGCACCGGTACGCAGCGCCAGATCAGCCACGACCCGCAGATCGGCCAGTGAGGCCCGGGAAGCGTCTTCACAGCCGATACAGACATTCAGCCCCAGCGATCTGGCCAGCGAAACATGATCGGCCAGTTCCTGCAGCACCTGATCCCGACTCCGCGCCAGCTTGTGTTCCATCATTTGTTCAGAAATGGGAATGGAAATATCCACCCAATTCATCCCCAATGCGGCCGCCTGTCGGATATCCGTGGCATGCATCCGGCACCAGACCATGAGTGTGGCATCCGGTAATGCCTGACGTAATGCACCGATACGCCGGCATTCATCCAACCCCATGGCCGGAATACCCACTTCCAGCTCAGGGACACCGATCTCCCACAGTTGACGGGCAATCGCGATTTTCTCTTCCTGAGTAAACGCCACCCCCGCAGACTGTTCGCCATCACGCAACGTCGTATCATTGATAATCAGCGATGGTTTCTGAAATGTGGTTCTTCGGGCCATAATGCACCTCCTGCATAACAGGATTCAGCAATTCCCATTCCCGAAATAATGCGTTGATTTTTAAAGAATATTTAAATGAATGGCGCGTCAATATTGAAACATACTGACGTGTTTGTTGCAGATACGACAAAAAAGGGATGTCACCTGACATCCCTGCATAACTACTCGGATCTATTACTGATTAATAACTACGCTATCACCTGAGCTATCGCCTAAGGTACGGCATTTGTAACGATAACCTATCCAGTTCAGCACCAGCCAGACCGGCACCAGCTCTACTGCAATGGTTTCACCGCTGATATACAGCAACACCAGCAGCAAGCCCATAAAAGCCAGACACAGGTAGTTGGTCATCGGGCTCCAGAAGGCCTTGAAGACAGGTGTCACACCTTCACGGACTTTCGCGGCGCGGAATTT
It contains:
- a CDS encoding metallophosphoesterase; translation: MTISTTLWFVYRGMMYCGLSGLLLTLIPHMRLHKRALQLYWLLNLLIMGSWYASQFSTTNWLVVSTLPRWIIALWLNANMAYAALGVGFLVLSMLLRLLRRRSHHLFWRQPNPLLISTACMLSAFGVYEAMSPPLLRQYDVYLDQLPPALNGMKIAQITDSHIGDFVSSDDLKTAVKRLNAEKPDLLVMTGDLLDDERQLPSAFSALAQSNAPLGVIAILGNHEKYHGLDVILKKYQSAELQQHIRLLVDESLPLRYHETEFQIVGVDYPLPANSRRKMAETAELDYMQRSAAKAFRAVNQQEWILCLTHHPDFFDLAAANHASLSLAGHTHGGQVLPLGYTVGKLWFHYLKGWYQRAPSQLYVSTGMGHVWPYRLGVPTEITTFTLHPRIDTK
- a CDS encoding nitrogen fixation protein NifZ; amino-acid sequence: MKPEYEYGEVVRVVRNIRDDGTFPGKQRGDLIVRKGSTGYVRDVGVFLQDQLIYQVHFIDEDLIVGCRSQELISADEPWVESEFEFGDWIRAANHLAIKGEIIAEAGTEGQVMSVRRDLDPILYEVLFRDRMLLVPASAICWPPEAERTEEAIC
- the nifW gene encoding nitrogenase-stabilizing/protective protein NifW, with translation MDWFTSLDGVDELETAEAFLDYFGIPYEAAQVRSKRLHIMHHFNQKIKTAKADRCLNEQDRFLLAKTLLADSYQAFHHQDVKEHSTLGVYSRLTPSFVALTQLQEVCL
- the nifM gene encoding nitrogen fixation protein NifM produces the protein MLNWQAYPKLKLATQHFGKVPADLSAEEATRLETMLTHQLAMEERILEYAAQAEMTVTAADLNVALDEVKKAYPDEEAWKASMATVKLDLPSLKEALRRELLVSQVMDKVVENIKPLTEEAAKAWYLDHPRQFLQPERRMARHILITIDEENPDNYEETAYARLQTLRGQLIQTPGKFAELAMRYSECPTAVNEGKIGLVKQGQLYPELDAALFQLPERGFSKILRSPMGFHLLWCEKIHAAAPMPLDEAIPKIIAAQLDHAKKKLQKQWLNWLMQQEA
- the nifV gene encoding homocitrate synthase, whose translation is MARRTTFQKPSLIINDTTLRDGEQSAGVAFTQEEKIAIARQLWEIGVPELEVGIPAMGLDECRRIGALRQALPDATLMVWCRMHATDIRQAAALGMNWVDISIPISEQMMEHKLARSRDQVLQELADHVSLARSLGLNVCIGCEDASRASLADLRVVADLALRTGAERLRYADTVGILDPFTTHDRIRALRQYWPLQLEIHAHDDLGLATANTLAAYRAGATHANTTVIGLGERAGNAPLEEVVMALKQCFGLELPIQSRRLPTLCDYVAKASGRGIAKQKSLVGEYVFTHESGVHVDGLLKDKNNYQGVDPASLGREHTLVLGKHSGRNAVRSVFATLGYQLANEQIDLVLEQIRYFAERSKRNPTESELRWVYQRLFKSPQRVAL